Proteins from a genomic interval of Diaminobutyricimonas aerilata:
- the trpD gene encoding anthranilate phosphoribosyltransferase codes for MLATPDWPGLLTRLLDGDDLTISEASWAMRQVMAGTVTPARLAAFLVALRAKGETVDEVVGFRDAVLENALPFDADPMALDIVGTGGDRFGTVNVSTMSSVVAAAAGARVVKHGNRAASSASGSSDVLAALGIDLSLSPARVAEVLEEVGITFAFASAFHPGFANAGPVRKELGVPTVFNFLGPLCNPVRPEASAVGVANAEKIPLFVGVFQTRGATALVFRGDDGLDEMTTTGHSHVWEVSRGLVTEHDIDPRELGLARAEIQDLQGGDAAHNAAIARAVFAGDRGPVRDIVLLNTAAGLVSWDLANDPELVQRDIRERFAEKIAVAESTIDSGAAAAKLDAWVAAAGA; via the coding sequence ATGCTCGCGACCCCCGATTGGCCCGGCCTGCTGACCCGCCTCCTCGACGGCGACGACCTGACCATCAGCGAGGCGTCGTGGGCCATGCGGCAGGTCATGGCAGGCACCGTGACGCCCGCCCGGCTCGCGGCGTTCCTCGTCGCGCTGCGCGCGAAGGGCGAGACCGTGGACGAGGTCGTCGGGTTCCGCGACGCGGTGCTCGAGAACGCGCTGCCGTTCGACGCCGACCCCATGGCCCTCGACATCGTGGGCACCGGGGGCGACCGGTTCGGCACGGTGAACGTCTCGACGATGTCATCGGTGGTCGCCGCGGCGGCCGGAGCGCGCGTGGTGAAGCACGGCAACCGCGCGGCGAGCTCGGCGTCCGGCTCCTCGGACGTGCTCGCCGCCCTGGGCATCGATCTCTCCCTGTCGCCCGCGCGTGTCGCCGAGGTGCTCGAGGAGGTCGGCATCACGTTCGCGTTCGCGTCGGCGTTCCACCCGGGCTTCGCGAACGCCGGGCCGGTGCGCAAGGAGCTGGGCGTGCCGACGGTGTTCAACTTCCTCGGTCCGCTCTGCAATCCGGTGCGGCCGGAGGCGAGCGCGGTCGGCGTCGCGAACGCGGAGAAGATCCCGCTGTTCGTCGGGGTGTTCCAGACGCGAGGGGCGACGGCTCTCGTGTTCCGTGGCGACGACGGGCTCGACGAGATGACCACCACGGGTCACAGCCACGTCTGGGAGGTGTCGCGCGGACTCGTGACCGAACACGACATCGACCCGCGCGAGCTGGGTCTCGCCCGCGCCGAGATCCAGGACCTGCAGGGCGGGGATGCGGCGCACAACGCGGCGATCGCGCGGGCGGTGTTCGCCGGCGACCGCGGCCCCGTGCGCGACATCGTGCTGCTCAACACCGCCGCGGGGCTCGTGTCGTGGGACCTGGCGAACGATCCGGAACTCGTGCAACGGGACATCCGCGAGCGTTTCGCCGAGAAGATCGCGGTCGCCGAGTCGACGATCGACTCGGGCGCGGCAGCGGCGAAACTGGACGCGTGGGTGGCTGCCGCGGGGGCCTGA
- a CDS encoding c-type cytochrome, whose protein sequence is MAKKTRSPRTSGRRHPLASAALLLVGLLATGGAYAMFTTSATADTTEATQEMVDEGGKIFAANCASCHGLDAQGTEAGPSLIGVGAASVDFQVGTGRMPMAATGPQAPDKPAQFSEEDVHKLAAWVASLAPGPAIPDEEYLQSDGDAANGAELFRINCAMCHNVAGAGGALTEGKYAPNLKDVSAVHIYEAMVTGPQNMPVFNDLNLTPEDKADIITYLTEWASAPSPGGVDLGSLGPVAEGLFIWIFGLGAIVGITIWLTARSN, encoded by the coding sequence ATGGCGAAGAAGACACGCTCCCCCCGTACCTCCGGCCGTCGGCACCCGCTGGCCTCGGCTGCGCTGCTGCTCGTCGGTCTGCTGGCCACCGGCGGCGCCTACGCGATGTTCACGACATCGGCCACGGCCGACACCACCGAAGCGACCCAGGAGATGGTCGACGAGGGCGGCAAGATCTTCGCCGCGAACTGCGCGAGCTGCCACGGCCTCGACGCCCAGGGCACCGAGGCAGGCCCGAGCCTCATCGGTGTCGGTGCCGCATCCGTCGACTTCCAGGTCGGCACCGGCCGCATGCCGATGGCCGCAACGGGTCCGCAGGCCCCGGACAAGCCCGCCCAGTTCAGCGAAGAGGACGTGCACAAGCTCGCCGCGTGGGTCGCGTCGCTCGCCCCCGGGCCGGCCATCCCCGACGAGGAGTACCTGCAGTCCGACGGCGACGCCGCCAACGGCGCCGAGCTCTTCCGTATCAACTGCGCGATGTGCCACAACGTGGCCGGCGCCGGCGGTGCGCTCACGGAGGGCAAGTACGCGCCGAACCTCAAGGACGTCAGCGCCGTGCACATCTACGAGGCCATGGTCACCGGCCCGCAGAACATGCCGGTGTTCAACGACCTGAACCTCACGCCCGAGGACAAGGCCGACATCATCACCTACCTGACCGAGTGGGCTTCCGCCCCGTCGCCCGGTGGCGTCGACCTCGGCAGTCTCGGCCCAGTGGCAGAGGGCCTCTTCATCTGGATCTTCGGTCTCGGGGCGATCGTGGGCATCACGATCTGGCTGACCGCCCGCTCCAACTGA
- a CDS encoding cytochrome c oxidase subunit 3 — protein sequence MINRPNVVQVGTIVWLGSEVMFFAGLFAIYFTLRSMAPDLWAHETAKLNIPLSFTITVILVLSSVTCQFGVFAAERLQHRRTGWKPTQWGMIEWFYLTYLLGAIFIIGQTYEYSLLVSEYVSLTSNSYGSAFYITTGFHGLHVTGGLIAFLLVIGRAYAVRTFTHREATSAIVVSYYWHFVDVVWIALFLIIYFLK from the coding sequence ATGATCAACCGTCCCAACGTCGTCCAAGTCGGAACGATCGTCTGGCTCGGCAGCGAGGTCATGTTCTTCGCCGGGTTGTTCGCGATCTACTTCACGCTGCGCTCGATGGCCCCCGATCTGTGGGCCCACGAGACGGCGAAGCTCAACATCCCGCTGTCGTTCACGATCACGGTGATCCTGGTGCTCTCGTCGGTCACGTGCCAGTTCGGCGTCTTCGCGGCCGAGCGCCTGCAGCACCGCCGCACCGGGTGGAAGCCCACGCAGTGGGGCATGATCGAGTGGTTCTACCTGACCTATCTGCTGGGTGCGATCTTCATCATCGGCCAGACCTACGAGTACTCGCTTCTGGTCAGCGAGTACGTGAGCCTCACCAGCAACTCGTACGGGTCGGCCTTCTACATCACCACCGGCTTCCACGGTCTGCACGTGACCGGTGGACTCATCGCCTTCCTTCTCGTGATCGGCCGTGCCTACGCGGTGAGGACGTTCACGCATCGCGAGGCCACCAGCGCCATCGTCGTGTCGTACTACTGGCACTTCGTCGACGTGGTGTGGATCGCGCTGTTCCTCATCATCTACTTCCTCAAGTAA